From Bradyrhizobium sp. NDS-1, the proteins below share one genomic window:
- the sdhD gene encoding succinate dehydrogenase, hydrophobic membrane anchor protein, which translates to MSGTDTPKRSMRTPLGRVRNLGAAHSGTSDFWRQRITGVAMTLLMIPGLVIIMMLLGRNQVYAAQTLSSIPVAVILLLFILASAWHMKIGMQVVIEDYVHNEKLKLTAVMLNNFFSFAVALASTYAILKLSSGV; encoded by the coding sequence ATGAGCGGGACCGATACGCCCAAGCGCAGCATGCGCACCCCGCTCGGCCGCGTCCGCAATCTCGGCGCGGCGCATTCCGGCACCTCCGATTTCTGGCGCCAGCGCATTACCGGCGTTGCCATGACGCTGCTGATGATCCCGGGGCTGGTGATCATCATGATGCTGCTCGGGCGCAACCAGGTCTATGCCGCGCAGACTCTGAGCTCCATCCCCGTCGCGGTGATCCTGCTCCTCTTCATCCTCGCCAGCGCCTGGCACATGAAGATCGGCATGCAGGTCGTGATCGAGGACTACGTCCACAACGAGAAGCTGAAGCTCACCGCGGTCATGCTCAACAATTTCTTCTCGTTCGCCGTGGCGCTCGCCTCGACCTACGCGATCTTGAAACTGTCATCCGGAGTGTAA
- the sdhC gene encoding succinate dehydrogenase, cytochrome b556 subunit, producing the protein MTARIERPLSPHMQVYRWTLTMALSIIHRATGIALYVGTLLLVWWLVAAASGPAAYAHVQAFAGSIIGRLIVFGYTWALMHHMLSGIRHFVWDLGYGFKPNEREALTWGALIGGIALTVLVWIIAYAIGGGR; encoded by the coding sequence ATGACCGCACGGATCGAACGACCGCTCTCGCCACACATGCAAGTGTACCGCTGGACGCTGACGATGGCCCTGTCCATCATCCATCGCGCCACCGGCATTGCCCTCTATGTCGGAACCCTGCTGCTGGTCTGGTGGCTGGTTGCGGCGGCCTCCGGCCCGGCCGCCTATGCCCATGTCCAGGCCTTCGCCGGCAGCATCATCGGCCGGCTGATCGTGTTCGGCTACACCTGGGCGCTGATGCACCATATGCTCAGCGGCATCCGGCATTTCGTCTGGGACCTCGGCTACGGCTTCAAACCCAATGAGCGGGAAGCACTGACCTGGGGCGCGCTGATCGGCGGCATCGCGTTGACGGTGCTGGTCTGGATCATCGCTTATGCGATCGGAGGCGGACGATGA
- a CDS encoding sulfite exporter TauE/SafE family protein: MIAGLEIREIIELALLLIATGALSGFLAGVFGIGGGAILVPVLYECFRIVGVPLEVRMPLCIGTSLAIIIPTSLRSFQAHYRRGAVDMAILRLWWLPIVLGVTAGSVVARYAPERLFKIVFVCVAYAAAARLIFARETWKLGGDMPKGLLMRAYGFCVGILSTLMGIGGGLFSNLLMTFYGRPIHQAVATSSALAVLISIPGALGYIYAGWPAATTYPAVAALQIPFALGYVSLIGAALVMPMSLVTAPLGVRAAHAMSKRTLEVAFGCYLFIVGSRFVMSLVGGQ, encoded by the coding sequence GTGATTGCAGGTCTTGAAATCAGGGAGATCATCGAGCTCGCGCTGTTGCTGATCGCAACGGGTGCGCTTTCAGGATTTCTGGCCGGCGTGTTCGGCATCGGCGGCGGCGCGATTCTGGTGCCCGTGCTCTACGAATGTTTCCGCATCGTTGGCGTGCCCCTGGAGGTGCGGATGCCGCTCTGCATCGGCACCTCGCTTGCCATCATCATCCCGACTTCGCTTCGCTCGTTCCAGGCGCATTACCGGCGCGGCGCGGTCGACATGGCGATCCTCCGCCTGTGGTGGCTGCCGATCGTCCTCGGCGTCACTGCCGGCAGTGTGGTGGCACGCTACGCACCGGAACGGCTATTCAAGATCGTGTTCGTCTGTGTCGCCTATGCCGCCGCGGCGCGGCTGATCTTCGCGCGTGAGACCTGGAAGCTCGGTGGTGACATGCCGAAGGGGCTGTTGATGCGCGCCTACGGCTTCTGCGTCGGCATTCTCTCGACCTTGATGGGCATCGGCGGCGGCCTGTTCTCGAACCTGCTGATGACCTTCTACGGCCGCCCCATCCACCAGGCGGTCGCGACCTCGTCGGCGCTGGCGGTGCTGATCTCGATCCCCGGCGCGCTCGGATACATCTATGCCGGCTGGCCCGCGGCGACGACCTATCCAGCCGTCGCAGCGCTGCAAATCCCGTTCGCGCTCGGCTATGTCTCGTTGATCGGCGCCGCGCTGGTCATGCCGATGAGCCTCGTCACGGCGCCGCTGGGGGTGAGAGCCGCGCATGCCATGTCGAAGCGCACGCTGGAGGTCGCGTTCGGGTGCTATTTGTTTATCGTCGGCAGCAGGTTCGTGATGAGTTTGGTGGGTGGGCAGTAG
- a CDS encoding malonate--CoA ligase, translated as MNPAANANLFSRLFDGLDDPRRLAIETHDGAHISYGDLIARAGQMANVLVARGVKPGDRVAVQVEKSVANIVLYLGTVRAGAVYLPLNTAYTLNELDYFIGDAEPSLVVCDPSKAEGLAPIAAKVKARVETLGPDGKGSLTEAADKASHEFATVARANDDLAAILYTSGTTGRSKGAMLSHDNLASNSLSLVGYWRFTDKDVLIHALPIYHTHGLFVATNVTLFARASMIFLPKLDPDLIIKLMSRATVLMGVPTFYTRLLQHPALSRDTTKHMRLFISGSAPLLAETHREWSARTGHAVLERYGMTETNMNTSNPYDGERVPGAVGFPLPGVSVRVTDPETGKELPRENIGMIEVRGPNVFKGYWRMPEKTKAEFRDDGFFITGDLGKIDTKGYVHILGRGKDLVISGGFNVYPKEIESEIDAMPGVIESAVIGVPHADFGEGVTAVLVCNKGADVTEAAVLKALDGRLAKFKMPKRVFVVDELPRNTMGKVQKNVLRDTYKDIYAKR; from the coding sequence ATGAACCCTGCAGCTAACGCCAATCTGTTTTCCCGCCTGTTCGACGGCCTGGACGATCCAAGGCGCCTCGCGATCGAGACGCATGACGGCGCTCATATCAGCTATGGCGATTTGATCGCGCGGGCGGGGCAGATGGCGAATGTGCTGGTCGCGCGCGGCGTGAAGCCGGGCGACCGCGTCGCGGTGCAGGTGGAGAAGTCCGTCGCCAACATCGTGCTGTATCTCGGCACGGTCAGGGCCGGCGCGGTCTATCTGCCGCTGAATACGGCCTACACGCTGAACGAGCTCGACTACTTCATCGGCGATGCGGAGCCGTCACTCGTGGTCTGCGATCCCTCGAAGGCGGAAGGGCTCGCCCCGATCGCCGCCAAGGTGAAGGCCAGGGTCGAGACGCTCGGGCCGGACGGCAAAGGCTCGCTGACGGAGGCCGCCGACAAGGCCAGCCACGAGTTCGCGACCGTGGCGCGGGCGAACGACGATCTCGCCGCGATCCTCTACACCTCGGGCACCACAGGGCGTTCCAAGGGCGCGATGCTAAGCCACGACAATCTGGCGTCGAACTCGCTCTCGCTCGTCGGCTACTGGCGTTTCACCGACAAGGACGTGCTGATCCACGCGCTGCCGATCTATCACACCCACGGGCTGTTCGTGGCGACCAACGTGACGTTGTTCGCACGCGCCTCGATGATCTTCCTGCCGAAGCTCGATCCGGATCTGATCATCAAGCTGATGTCGCGCGCCACCGTGCTGATGGGCGTGCCGACCTTCTACACGCGACTTCTGCAACATCCCGCACTGTCGCGCGACACCACCAAACACATGCGGCTGTTCATCTCGGGCTCGGCGCCGCTGCTGGCCGAGACCCATCGCGAATGGTCGGCGCGCACCGGGCATGCGGTGCTCGAGCGCTACGGCATGACCGAGACCAACATGAACACGTCGAACCCTTACGACGGCGAGCGTGTACCCGGCGCCGTCGGCTTTCCGCTGCCCGGCGTCTCCGTGCGCGTGACCGACCCCGAGACGGGGAAGGAGCTGCCGCGCGAAAACATCGGCATGATCGAGGTGAGGGGCCCGAACGTCTTCAAGGGCTATTGGCGCATGCCGGAGAAGACCAAGGCCGAATTCCGCGACGACGGCTTCTTCATCACGGGCGACCTCGGCAAGATCGACACCAAGGGCTACGTCCACATTCTCGGACGCGGCAAAGATCTGGTCATATCGGGCGGCTTCAACGTCTATCCCAAGGAGATCGAGAGCGAGATTGACGCCATGCCCGGCGTGATCGAATCCGCAGTGATCGGCGTGCCGCATGCCGATTTCGGCGAGGGCGTCACGGCCGTGCTGGTCTGCAACAAGGGCGCGGATGTCACCGAAGCCGCGGTGCTGAAGGCACTCGATGGCCGTCTCGCCAAGTTCAAAATGCCCAAGCGCGTCTTCGTCGTCGACGAGCTGCCGCGAAATACCATGGGCAAGGTGCAGAAGAACGTGCTGCGGGATACGTACAAGGATATTTACGCGAAGAGGTGA
- a CDS encoding SDR family oxidoreductase, with product MTKNGKRVAWVTGGGSGIGEAGAEALAADGWTVVVSGRRKDALDTVVAKITKAGGAAEAIALDVSNASAAQKAADQIVARHGRIDLLVNNAGINVPKRSWQDMELEGWDRLVQVNLNGVLYCMRAVLPTMRKQQDGAIINVSSRAGRHVSKMPGPAYTTTKHAVLALTHSFNMDECVNGLRACCLMPGEVATPILKLRPVVPSEDEQARMLQSEDLGRTIAFIASMPARVCINEVLISPTHNRGFIQTPNNRD from the coding sequence ATGACCAAGAACGGGAAACGCGTGGCCTGGGTGACGGGCGGTGGCAGCGGGATCGGGGAGGCCGGCGCCGAGGCGCTGGCTGCCGACGGCTGGACGGTGGTGGTCTCGGGCCGGCGAAAGGACGCCCTGGATACCGTGGTTGCGAAGATCACCAAGGCCGGCGGGGCGGCCGAGGCCATTGCGCTGGATGTGTCCAACGCCAGTGCGGCCCAGAAGGCCGCCGATCAGATCGTCGCAAGGCACGGCCGCATCGACCTCCTGGTCAACAATGCCGGCATCAATGTCCCCAAGCGGAGCTGGCAGGACATGGAACTGGAGGGCTGGGACAGGCTGGTCCAGGTCAATCTCAATGGCGTGCTCTACTGCATGCGCGCGGTGCTGCCGACGATGCGCAAGCAGCAGGACGGCGCGATCATCAACGTCTCGTCCCGGGCCGGCCGCCACGTCTCCAAGATGCCGGGCCCGGCCTACACCACGACCAAGCATGCGGTGCTGGCGCTGACCCATTCGTTCAACATGGACGAATGCGTCAACGGCCTGCGCGCCTGCTGCCTGATGCCGGGCGAGGTGGCGACGCCGATCCTGAAGCTGCGTCCGGTGGTGCCGAGCGAGGACGAGCAGGCCAGGATGCTGCAATCCGAAGATCTCGGCCGCACCATCGCGTTCATCGCCAGCATGCCGGCGCGCGTTTGCATCAACGAGGTGCTGATCAGCCCGACGCATAATCGCGGTTTCATTCAGACGCCGAACAACAGGGATTGA
- a CDS encoding fasciclin domain-containing protein has protein sequence MSKRIAYLAAAAFSALAITATVVAPVSAEEKTVMVGGAAMFPSKNIVQNAVNSKDHTTLVAAVKAAGLVPTLEGKGPFTVFAPTNAAFGKLPAGTVDNLVKPENKATLTKILTYHVVPGKLAASDLTEGKKLKTAEGEELTVKKMDGKTWIVDAKGGTSMVTISNVNQSNGVIHVIDTVLMPAT, from the coding sequence ATGTCGAAGCGCATTGCCTATCTCGCTGCCGCCGCCTTCAGCGCCCTGGCCATCACCGCGACCGTCGTCGCGCCCGTCAGCGCCGAGGAGAAGACCGTCATGGTCGGCGGCGCCGCGATGTTCCCGTCCAAGAACATCGTCCAGAACGCGGTCAACTCGAAGGACCACACCACGCTGGTCGCGGCGGTCAAGGCCGCGGGCCTGGTGCCGACGCTGGAAGGTAAGGGTCCGTTCACGGTGTTCGCGCCGACCAACGCCGCCTTCGGCAAGCTGCCGGCCGGCACCGTCGACAATCTGGTCAAGCCCGAGAACAAGGCGACTCTGACCAAGATCCTCACCTACCATGTCGTGCCCGGCAAGCTCGCGGCCTCCGACCTCACCGAGGGCAAGAAGCTGAAGACCGCCGAGGGGGAGGAGCTGACGGTCAAGAAGATGGACGGCAAGACCTGGATCGTCGATGCCAAGGGCGGCACCTCCATGGTGACGATCTCCAACGTCAACCAGTCCAACGGTGTCATCCACGTGATCGACACCGTGCTGATGCCGGCGACGTAA
- a CDS encoding cytochrome b/b6 domain-containing protein, whose product MASLTVSDEQVRATPAKVIQPAWVRIMHWVNAFAMILMILSGWQIYNASPLFGFTFPREYTLGGWLGGGLLWHFAAMWLLMINGLAYLVTGFATGRFAKKLLPITPSGVLHDVRAALTFKLGHDDLTVYNYVQRLLYAGIIVVGVLIVLSGLAIWKPVQLYYLVMLFGDYPAARYVHFFCMAAICAFLVIHVLLALLVPKSLRAMIIGR is encoded by the coding sequence ATGGCGAGCCTCACAGTCTCCGACGAGCAGGTCAGGGCGACCCCGGCCAAAGTGATCCAGCCGGCCTGGGTCCGCATCATGCACTGGGTCAACGCGTTTGCCATGATCCTGATGATCCTGTCGGGCTGGCAGATCTACAACGCCTCGCCGCTGTTCGGCTTCACCTTCCCGCGCGAATACACGCTGGGCGGCTGGCTCGGCGGCGGCCTGCTCTGGCACTTTGCGGCGATGTGGCTGCTGATGATCAACGGCCTCGCTTATCTCGTCACCGGTTTCGCCACCGGCCGCTTCGCCAAGAAACTGCTCCCGATCACACCGTCAGGTGTGCTCCACGACGTCAGGGCGGCCCTGACCTTCAAGCTCGGCCATGACGATCTCACCGTTTACAATTACGTGCAACGCCTTCTCTATGCCGGCATCATCGTGGTCGGCGTGCTGATCGTGCTGTCGGGCCTTGCGATATGGAAGCCGGTGCAGCTCTATTATCTCGTCATGCTGTTCGGCGACTATCCGGCCGCGCGCTACGTGCACTTCTTCTGCATGGCCGCGATCTGCGCTTTCCTTGTCATCCACGTCCTGCTCGCGCTGCTGGTGCCGAAGAGCCTGCGTGCGATGATCATCGGTCGTTGA
- a CDS encoding molybdopterin-binding protein, which yields MAKRSFLIPGVDKRLLIKDSIKTMPDVTRRRFIAGGASLGALTLLTGCDVIDSSSAETMLAKVSKFNDAVQAFIFNPDALAPTFPESAITKPFPFNAYYDLDDAPDIDGKDWKLEVRGLVDNKKSWTLDELHKLPQVTQITRHICVEGWSAIGSWTGTPMRDFLNLIGADTRAKYVWFQCADKDGYNSPLDMRSALHPQTQMTFKYAGEILPRAYGFPMKIRVPTKLGFKNPKYVVSMEVTNDYKGGYWEDQGYNSFSGS from the coding sequence ATGGCCAAGCGTTCATTTCTGATCCCCGGCGTCGACAAGCGGCTCCTGATCAAGGATTCCATCAAGACCATGCCCGACGTCACCCGCCGCCGCTTCATCGCGGGCGGCGCCAGTCTGGGGGCGCTGACCCTGCTCACCGGCTGCGACGTGATTGATTCCTCTTCGGCGGAAACCATGCTGGCGAAGGTCTCGAAGTTCAACGACGCGGTGCAGGCCTTCATCTTCAATCCCGACGCGCTGGCGCCGACCTTTCCCGAAAGCGCGATCACGAAACCGTTCCCGTTCAACGCCTATTACGATCTCGACGACGCGCCCGACATCGACGGCAAAGACTGGAAGCTCGAGGTGCGCGGTCTCGTCGACAACAAGAAGTCATGGACGCTGGACGAGCTCCATAAGCTTCCGCAGGTCACGCAGATCACGCGTCACATCTGCGTCGAGGGCTGGAGCGCGATCGGCAGCTGGACCGGCACGCCCATGCGCGATTTCCTCAATCTGATCGGCGCCGACACGCGCGCCAAATACGTCTGGTTCCAGTGCGCCGACAAGGACGGCTACAATTCGCCGCTCGACATGCGCAGCGCGCTGCATCCGCAGACCCAGATGACGTTCAAATATGCGGGCGAGATTTTGCCGCGCGCCTACGGCTTCCCGATGAAGATCCGCGTGCCCACGAAACTCGGCTTCAAGAACCCGAAATACGTGGTCTCGATGGAAGTCACCAACGACTACAAGGGCGGCTATTGGGAAGACCAGGGGTACAATTCGTTTAGCGGGAGCTGA
- a CDS encoding YbfB/YjiJ family MFS transporter — protein sequence MHAPDRPPLQAHPARLILTLSLAATVGLGIGRFAYALVLPDMREDLGWSYSAAGFMNTINAVGYLVGALIASRLIQRVGWAAAIRLGTVACVAALATCALTGNFVALSLARLVLGLGAAAGFVAGGALAATIAQSQPARANFLLSLFYAGPGIGILSSGLIAPFTLQYFGPGSWWIVWWALTLLSVAMTIPLFLIRIESSVRFSEGSNASFAILPVLIYLAAYFLFGAGYIAYMTFMIAYVRDGGGGAAAQAAFWGLIGLSAFVTPWAWRGVLALDRGGLATAIILGTNALGAALPMLGHSPALLAISAVVFGVAFFAVVGSTTAFVRFNYPPEVWPTAIAAMTISFGVGQTLGPIAVGAITDALGSLSYALNVSAALLALGAVAALCQRKVGPG from the coding sequence TTGCACGCCCCTGACCGCCCCCCGCTACAGGCGCATCCCGCGCGGCTGATCCTGACCTTGTCGCTGGCCGCCACCGTTGGGCTCGGTATCGGCCGTTTTGCCTATGCCCTGGTGCTGCCGGACATGCGGGAGGACCTCGGCTGGTCCTACTCGGCGGCCGGATTCATGAATACCATCAATGCCGTCGGCTATCTCGTGGGCGCGCTCATCGCGTCCCGCCTGATCCAGCGCGTCGGCTGGGCGGCGGCCATCCGCTTGGGAACCGTGGCCTGCGTCGCCGCGCTCGCGACCTGCGCGCTGACCGGGAATTTCGTCGCGCTGAGCCTGGCGCGCCTGGTGCTGGGTCTCGGCGCCGCGGCCGGTTTCGTCGCCGGCGGCGCATTGGCCGCCACCATTGCGCAGTCGCAGCCCGCGCGGGCCAATTTCCTGCTGAGCCTGTTCTATGCCGGGCCGGGCATCGGGATTCTGTCCTCCGGATTGATCGCGCCGTTCACGCTGCAATATTTCGGTCCGGGCTCGTGGTGGATCGTGTGGTGGGCGCTGACGCTGCTGTCTGTCGCGATGACGATCCCGCTGTTTCTGATCCGCATCGAGAGCAGCGTCCGCTTTTCCGAAGGCAGCAACGCCTCGTTCGCGATCCTGCCGGTGCTGATTTATCTGGCCGCCTACTTCCTGTTCGGCGCCGGCTACATTGCCTACATGACTTTCATGATCGCCTATGTCCGCGACGGCGGCGGTGGGGCCGCGGCGCAGGCCGCGTTCTGGGGCCTGATCGGGCTCAGCGCTTTCGTCACGCCCTGGGCCTGGCGCGGCGTGCTGGCGCTCGATCGCGGCGGGCTTGCCACGGCCATCATTCTCGGCACCAACGCGCTGGGTGCGGCCCTGCCGATGTTAGGACATTCGCCGGCCTTGCTCGCGATCTCCGCGGTGGTGTTCGGCGTCGCCTTCTTCGCCGTGGTCGGCTCGACCACCGCCTTCGTCCGCTTCAACTACCCGCCGGAGGTGTGGCCGACCGCAATCGCGGCGATGACGATCTCGTTCGGTGTCGGCCAGACGCTCGGACCGATCGCGGTCGGCGCAATCACGGATGCACTGGGGAGCCTTAGCTACGCGCTGAATGTCTCGGCGGCACTGCTGGCGCTCGGCGCGGTGGCGGCGCTGTGCCAGCGGAAGGTGGGGCCGGGCTAG
- the leuB gene encoding 3-isopropylmalate dehydrogenase, with translation MATHKLLLLPGDGIGPEVMGEVKRLIDWLNSAGIARFETDSGLVGGSAYDAHKVSISEGDMAKARDADAVIFGAVGGPKWDAVPYEVRPEAGLLRLRKDLALFANLRPAVCYPALAEASSLKREAVEGLDIMIVRELTGGVYFGEPKTITDLGNGQKRAVDTQVYDTYEIERIGRVAFELARKRKNKVTSMEKRNVMKSGVLWNEVMTQVHKREYPDVTLEHQLADSGGMMLVKWPKQFDVIVTDNLFGDMLSDIAAMLTGSLGMLPSASLGEVDVKSKKRKALYEPVHGSAPDIAGQGLANPIAMISSFGMALRYSFDMGDLADKVDAAIAAVLASGLRTADIKSEGTTSVSTTQMGEAILKELQKLHA, from the coding sequence ATGGCGACCCACAAACTGCTGCTGCTTCCCGGCGACGGTATCGGCCCCGAGGTGATGGGCGAGGTGAAGCGGCTGATCGACTGGCTCAATTCGGCCGGGATCGCCAGGTTCGAGACGGATAGCGGCCTCGTCGGCGGCTCCGCCTATGACGCGCACAAAGTGTCGATCTCCGAGGGCGACATGGCCAAGGCCAGGGACGCCGACGCCGTGATCTTCGGCGCGGTCGGCGGCCCGAAGTGGGATGCGGTGCCTTACGAAGTGCGTCCCGAAGCCGGCCTGCTGCGCCTGCGCAAGGATCTCGCTCTGTTCGCGAACCTGCGCCCCGCCGTGTGCTACCCGGCGCTGGCCGAGGCTTCGAGCCTGAAGCGCGAGGCGGTCGAAGGCCTCGACATCATGATCGTGCGCGAGCTCACCGGCGGCGTCTATTTCGGCGAGCCCAAGACCATCACCGATCTCGGCAACGGCCAGAAGCGCGCCGTCGATACCCAGGTCTACGACACCTATGAGATCGAGCGCATCGGTCGCGTCGCCTTCGAGCTTGCCAGGAAGCGCAAGAACAAGGTGACGTCGATGGAGAAGCGCAACGTCATGAAGTCGGGCGTGCTCTGGAACGAGGTCATGACCCAGGTCCACAAGCGCGAATATCCCGATGTCACGCTCGAGCATCAGCTCGCCGATTCCGGCGGCATGATGCTGGTGAAATGGCCGAAGCAGTTCGACGTCATCGTCACCGACAATCTGTTCGGCGACATGCTGTCCGATATCGCGGCGATGCTGACGGGATCGCTCGGCATGCTGCCCTCGGCTTCGCTGGGCGAGGTCGACGTCAAGAGCAAGAAGCGCAAGGCGCTGTACGAGCCCGTGCACGGCTCGGCGCCCGATATCGCCGGCCAGGGCCTCGCCAATCCGATCGCGATGATTTCGTCCTTCGGCATGGCGCTGCGCTATTCCTTCGACATGGGCGATCTCGCCGACAAGGTCGATGCCGCGATCGCCGCCGTGCTCGCCAGCGGCCTGCGCACCGCCGACATCAAGTCGGAAGGCACCACTTCCGTCTCGACCACGCAGATGGGCGAGGCGATCCTGAAGGAATTGCAGAAGCTGCACGCGTAG
- a CDS encoding DapH/DapD/GlmU-related protein, giving the protein MDTPRPKIAETIVHETVRLREAQIGRRCEVLANTRVEYASLGDYSYLGENCDVADAVIGKFTAIANAVRIGAPNHPMGRPSQHRFTYVPEYYETGVTRDRDFFADRRGDRVIVGNDVWIGHAAILLPGVNVGDGAVIAAGAVVSRDVAPYTIVGGVPARPIRKRFDDAVAESLRRIAWWDWPDELIFERLADFRSEAIDDFCRRYDPAANA; this is encoded by the coding sequence ATGGACACGCCCCGCCCCAAGATCGCGGAAACCATCGTCCATGAAACGGTGCGGCTGCGCGAGGCGCAGATCGGCCGCCGCTGCGAGGTGCTCGCCAACACCCGCGTCGAATATGCCTCGCTCGGCGACTATTCCTATCTCGGCGAAAATTGCGACGTCGCCGACGCCGTGATCGGCAAGTTTACGGCGATCGCCAATGCGGTGCGCATCGGCGCGCCGAATCATCCGATGGGCCGTCCGTCCCAGCACCGCTTCACCTATGTCCCGGAATATTACGAGACGGGCGTGACGCGCGACCGCGACTTCTTCGCGGACCGCCGCGGCGACCGCGTGATCGTCGGCAACGACGTTTGGATCGGTCACGCCGCCATCCTGTTGCCGGGCGTGAACGTCGGCGACGGCGCGGTGATCGCCGCAGGCGCAGTCGTCAGCCGCGATGTCGCGCCCTACACCATCGTCGGCGGCGTTCCGGCGCGTCCGATTCGCAAGCGCTTTGACGATGCCGTCGCCGAAAGCCTGCGCCGTATTGCCTGGTGGGATTGGCCGGACGAGTTGATCTTCGAACGCCTCGCCGATTTTCGCTCCGAGGCGATCGACGATTTTTGCCGGCGCTATGACCCGGCAGCCAACGCGTAG
- a CDS encoding aspartate-semialdehyde dehydrogenase, with amino-acid sequence MGYKVAVVGATGNVGREMLNILDERKFPADEVVALASRRSIGVEVSYGDRTLKCKALEHYDFSDVDICLMSAGGEVSKEWSPKIGAAGAVVIDNSSAWRMDPDVPLIVPEVNAGATEGFKKKNIIANPNCSTAQLVVALKPLHDKATIKRVVVSTYQSVSGAGKDGMDELFSQTKAVYTNQELVNKKFPKRIAFNVIPHIDVFMEDGYTKEEWKMMAETKKILDPRIKLSATCVRVPVFVGHSEAVNIEFENPISADEARDILRKAPGCLVIDKQEPGGYATPYEAAGEDATYISRIREDATVENGLVLWCVSDNLRKGAALNAIQIAEVLINRKLISAKKQAA; translated from the coding sequence ATGGGTTACAAAGTCGCAGTCGTCGGCGCGACCGGCAATGTCGGACGGGAAATGCTCAACATCCTGGATGAGCGCAAATTTCCCGCGGACGAGGTCGTGGCCCTGGCATCACGCCGCAGCATCGGCGTCGAGGTCTCCTATGGCGACCGCACCCTGAAGTGCAAGGCCCTCGAGCACTATGACTTCTCCGACGTCGACATCTGCCTGATGTCGGCGGGCGGCGAGGTGTCGAAAGAATGGTCGCCCAAGATCGGCGCCGCCGGCGCCGTCGTCATCGACAACTCCTCCGCCTGGCGCATGGACCCGGACGTGCCGCTGATCGTGCCGGAAGTGAACGCGGGCGCGACCGAAGGCTTCAAGAAGAAGAACATCATCGCCAACCCGAACTGCTCGACCGCGCAGCTCGTGGTCGCGCTGAAGCCGCTGCACGACAAGGCGACCATCAAGCGCGTTGTGGTCTCGACCTATCAATCGGTGTCCGGCGCCGGCAAGGACGGCATGGACGAGTTGTTCTCGCAGACCAAGGCCGTCTACACCAACCAGGAGCTGGTCAACAAGAAGTTCCCGAAGCGCATCGCCTTCAACGTCATCCCCCACATCGACGTCTTCATGGAGGACGGCTACACCAAGGAAGAGTGGAAGATGATGGCGGAGACCAAGAAGATCCTTGATCCCAGGATCAAGCTCTCCGCCACCTGCGTGCGCGTGCCCGTGTTCGTCGGCCACTCCGAGGCCGTCAACATCGAGTTCGAGAATCCGATCAGCGCGGACGAAGCCCGCGACATCCTGCGCAAGGCGCCCGGCTGCCTCGTCATCGACAAGCAGGAGCCCGGCGGTTACGCCACGCCGTACGAGGCGGCCGGCGAGGACGCCACCTATATCAGCCGCATCCGCGAGGATGCGACGGTGGAGAATGGCCTCGTGCTGTGGTGCGTGTCCGACAATCTGCGCAAGGGCGCCGCGCTCAACGCGATCCAGATCGCGGAAGTCTTGATCAACCGCAAGCTGATCAGCGCGAAGAAGCAGGCGGCGTAA